A single Pseudodesulfovibrio aespoeensis Aspo-2 DNA region contains:
- a CDS encoding helix-turn-helix domain-containing protein produces MAEIMDSYKINERAWGLILSRINERLKAGATQSSIARMLGCDRATVNRWIQDRRGGERTTFRDMIRYLDRLRIPLREVFLSDDGELPPPSPDRAPTDLDKAIASTLVVVAKAVGKGTADIARELEILNLPDIKAMMRGKASMRASDFSKICRAVGVDPGVILKRAETLRGEE; encoded by the coding sequence ATGGCCGAAATCATGGATAGCTATAAAATCAATGAACGCGCTTGGGGACTCATCCTTTCCAGAATCAACGAGCGATTGAAGGCCGGTGCAACCCAGTCGTCAATTGCTCGAATGCTTGGCTGCGACAGGGCCACAGTCAATCGGTGGATTCAGGACAGAAGGGGTGGCGAGCGAACCACTTTCCGAGACATGATCAGGTATTTAGATCGGCTGCGCATCCCGCTTCGCGAAGTGTTTTTGTCGGATGATGGGGAACTCCCACCGCCCTCTCCTGACCGGGCCCCGACCGATCTGGACAAGGCTATTGCCTCAACCTTGGTGGTAGTGGCCAAGGCTGTGGGCAAAGGCACAGCGGACATTGCGCGAGAGCTTGAAATACTGAATTTACCCGACATCAAAGCGATGATGCGCGGAAAAGCCTCAATGCGTGCCAGCGACTTCTCTAAGATTTGCCGTGCCGTGGGAGTTGACCCTGGCGTTATCCTGAAGCGAGCGGAGACCCTGCGCGGGGAAGAATGA